The genomic DNA ATAATCAAATACCGATGAAACGTTCCCGTTAGACTCATCCAACATTCGATCGCCTTTGTTATCGACAGTATAAGCAGTTGTCATAAGAGCTGATTTAATAGCTGCTGGACTCCAATCAGGGTGAGCCGCTTTCAACAAAGCGGCTAAACCTGAAACATGAGGACAAGCCATCGATGTACCGGACAATATGTTAAACTCAGTCCTTCTATGATCAGACGCACTACCAGAAGGTCCAACTCGATCCGGCCAAGCAGCTAGAATATTCAAACCAGGTGCAATAACATCTGGTTTCAAAATCTCAGGCGATTCAGGGTTAGGCCCTCTCGCTGAGAATGACGCCACCACAGGAGCTGGCCTAACCCCAAGCCTAGTACCTTTAAAAACAATAGTCGCGGTTGGCAATGACCGCGACTTTGCTCCATCGGCGATATAACTCCTAATTACATCACCGCCTATAGCCCCAACCGCCGTCGCAGGCAACACGTGGCTATCGGCTACTAACCCTTCACCATCAAACACCCCATTAGCTAAAATCATACCAATCCCACCAGCTTTCTTCACTACTTCACCTTTATCACCTCTTGAATTAATCCCTCTATCACAAACAACAATTTTCCCTTTTACAAACTTAGGATCCAAAGAACCTGCTAAACAAAGTGAAGATGAATAACCATCACCACCTTCTCCACCACCGTGTTCACCACTGCCGGCATACACAACCGGGTACATTCGACCCGGAGTTAAACTCGGCCCACCATATATACTAACTCCAGATATAATCTTACCATTCCCAAGCTTCACATCAGCAGGAAAATCTCTATCAATTGTCCCAGCACCGACAGTTGCCACCCACGGAGCTACATTGGTAACGGTGAGCTCACCTGGCCCACCGTTACCAGCTGATGCAGAAACAAAAACTCCGGCATCAGAAGCTCCAAAAGCACCTATAGCAATAACGTCAAGATGGTACGGAACAACAACACCACCGACACTGAGAGAAACCACGTCAACACCGTCAGCCACGGCGGCGTCAAACGCCGCAAGTATATCGGAGTCAAAACAACCACCCGTCCAGCAAACTTTATACACCGCGAGACGAGCTTTCGGAGCCATACCGGCGGCGACACCTTTAGCATAACCCAAAGTACTCGCCGGAGAAACATACCTCCCGGCGGCGATTGAAGCAGTGTGAGTTCCATGTCCGTCGGAGTCTCTAGCAGAACGAAACTCAGTTGTTTCATTCATCTTTCCGCTGGTAGCTTCATACCCGCCGGAGAAATACTTAGCTCCGATGATCTTTCGGTTACACGCCGTCGCCGGAAAATCTTTCCCAGCAACGCAACTTCCTTTCCATTTCGCCGGAACAGGACCAAGTTCACGGTCATTGAAACTCTGCCTCTCCGGCCAGATTCCGGTGTCAATAACTCCAATAACAAGATCCGACCCAAAGTCAGTTTCATGGAGCAAACCAGTTTTCGCGGCGGTTTTTAACCCGAGAAATTCTGGTGAACGTGTTGTGTGAAGTGTTCGGATTTGTTCGGGAATAATAGTGATGACGTGGCTaagtttttgaagattttgagCTTCTAATTGTGTTAGTTTTGTTGAGAAACCGTGAAAAACGGTGTCGTATGTGTGGATAATGTTGTTTGAggttgtttttgtgattgatgAGAGTGAGGATTCGTACCAGTTTTTGTGTGTTGGGAAAATGGATGGTTTGGAATTGTGTTGGACTTGGATTATGAAAGTTTGTTTTTGTGGGGTGGAAGTAGAAAGTGGGAGTGTGGTAGTGTAGAAGAACAAGAGAATGATGA from Medicago truncatula cultivar Jemalong A17 chromosome 8, MtrunA17r5.0-ANR, whole genome shotgun sequence includes the following:
- the LOC11445044 gene encoding subtilisin-like protease SBT1.5, whose protein sequence is MAPFPYLIILLFFYTTTLPLSTSTPQKQTFIIQVQHNSKPSIFPTHKNWYESSLSSITKTTSNNIIHTYDTVFHGFSTKLTQLEAQNLQKLSHVITIIPEQIRTLHTTRSPEFLGLKTAAKTGLLHETDFGSDLVIGVIDTGIWPERQSFNDRELGPVPAKWKGSCVAGKDFPATACNRKIIGAKYFSGGYEATSGKMNETTEFRSARDSDGHGTHTASIAAGRYVSPASTLGYAKGVAAGMAPKARLAVYKVCWTGGCFDSDILAAFDAAVADGVDVVSLSVGGVVVPYHLDVIAIGAFGASDAGVFVSASAGNGGPGELTVTNVAPWVATVGAGTIDRDFPADVKLGNGKIISGVSIYGGPSLTPGRMYPVVYAGSGEHGGGEGGDGYSSSLCLAGSLDPKFVKGKIVVCDRGINSRGDKGEVVKKAGGIGMILANGVFDGEGLVADSHVLPATAVGAIGGDVIRSYIADGAKSRSLPTATIVFKGTRLGVRPAPVVASFSARGPNPESPEILKPDVIAPGLNILAAWPDRVGPSGSASDHRRTEFNILSGTSMACPHVSGLAALLKAAHPDWSPAAIKSALMTTAYTVDNKGDRMLDESNGNVSSVFDYGAGHVHPEKALDPGLVYDISVYDYVDFLCNSNYTTTNIKVITRKIADCSNAKKAGHSGNLNYPTLSAVFQQYGKHKMSTHFIRTVTNVGDPKSVYKVTINPPEGMVVTVKPDMLPFRRVGQKLNFLVRVQTREVKLSPGSSLVKSGSIVWSDGKHIVTSPLVVTMQQPLD